TATCGACAGATGTTGTTGTATTACTCTCGCAAGAAGAGTTACATGCTTACCAGGATTTTGTGCGGAATCACAATTTGAAAGTGATACCTAACGCAATTGAGATAGGAGAGGATGCTCACTGGAAGGTTGATCTATCTTTGCAAAATAAACCACTACAATTGATATATGTAGGGCGTTTGGCTGAAGTTAAAGGGATTTTCCAAATTATAGAGGCGTTAGCTTTTGTCCGTGCACAAGGTAGAGATATTCGTTTGGTCATCGCTGGGAGCGGGCCGGATATGAAGAAGTTGCAAGCTATTGTAAATGATAAGAATCTGAATGCTTATGCTAGCTTTGCCGGCGCAGTGTATGGTGAGGAAAAAGACCGGCTTTGGAGAGAAGCTGATTTATTCGTTTTTCCGACATATCATCGAGAGGGGCTTCCTTACGCAGTCCTGGAGAGCATGGCAGCGCGCACTCCGCCGATCGTGAGTCCGGTAGGCGCTATTCCAGATGTGATGGAAGATGGGGTGCACGGTTATTTTGTTCCATCTCGCGATCCAAAGGCTTTGGCTGAGATAATTGAACGACTGGATGATGATAGGGCCTTGATCCGCAAAATGGGGCAAGCTTGCAGGGAAAGAATAGAAGATTACTATACAGTGATCAGATTAGCAGAAGACTTTCGTAATCTCTATCGTAATCTTATGAAATAAATAATTTTTATTGTCAAGAGGAAGAGTATTCCAATGTGCGGTATCTCGGGATTTATAGGATCGCTTACCAATCGTATCGATTTTTCTGGCGTTTTGCGAAAAATGTCCGGCAAAATTAGTCATCGAGGTCCGGATGATGATGGATTCCTAGAAACCACAACTCGAGATAGCCGCTATCGGATAGGTCTGGCACATCGCCGTTTATCGATTATAGATTTATCAACCGGACATCAACCCATCGGGAATGAAGATGGTAGTGTCCAGATTATATTTAACGGTGAGATTTACAATTATCACTCATTACGTGAGGAATTAATTGCTTGCGGCCATCAGTTTGTAACTGCTTCCGACACTGAAACAATCGTGCATGCTTATGAACAATGGGGTGAACGTTGCGTGGAATATTTTCGTGGCATGTTTGCTTTTGCTATCTGGGATGCGCGTCATGAGCGGCTTTTTCTTGCGCGTGATCGTTTTGGCAAGAAACCGCTATTTTTATATGAAGCGAATGACGTTTTGTTGTTTGCTTCCGAAATCAAGTCGCTGCTTACTTTCCCGGGAGTTAATGTTGAAGTGGAGCCGGAAGCAGTTTGGGACTATTTAATGTATCGCTATGTGCCAGCGCCCAATACATTATTTCGGGGGATACGCAAGTTAATGCCGGGTTGCTATGCGGTTTGGGAAAAAGGCAAATTAACCGAACGGCAATATTATCAACCTCCGGATCGTGAAGCGTTTTCTGAAATACCCTTACCTGCGGATCCAGTGGGAGCTTTTCTTGATAAGCTCGATGAAGCTGTGAAGATTCGAATGATTTCCGATGTGCCGTTTGGTGCGTTCTTGTCTGGGGGTATAGATTCATCGGCGGTGGTGGGGCTCATGTCGCGTCATTCTTCGCAGCCCGTCAAGACTTTCTCGGTTGGATTCTTGGAATCGAAATATAGTGAGCTGGCATACGCTGGGACGATCGCTGGTCAATTTAAGACCGACCATCATGAGTTGGTTGTTTCACAGGAACATCTTATCGAACATTTGCCGGCATTGGTCCGCTTTCGTGACGCACCCGTTGCCGAACCTTCTGATATACCCATTTACCTATTGGCGAAAGAAGCCAGACAATCCGTCAAAATGGTGCTCACGGGAGAGGGAGCCGATGAATTTCTGGGAGGATATCCCAAGCATGTTTACGAACGGTATTCGGCTTGGTATCAGAAAATACCGGGTTTCGCTCGTCATGGCATCATTGAACCATTAGTTCAGGCGCTTCCCTATCGTTTCCGGCGTGCTAAAACCGCGATCGTTAACTTAGGTTTGGAACATTTCGAAGAACGGATGCCTCGCTGGTTTGGCGCGTTATCCGAAGCTGAAAGAAAGGATTTAGTCGCGATGCCGCACCCGCGAGCTCTTTTAAACGAAGTACAGTTTAATTCATCTTCTGAAAGTAGTGCGTTGCGGCGTATCTTGTATTTTGATCAAACCAGCTGGCTGCCCGATAATTTGCTGGAACGCGGTGATCGGATGACTATGGCTGCTTCTTTGGAAGCACGGATGCCATTTATGGATCATGAGTTAGCGGCTTTTGTATCAAACTTACCCGACAATTTCCGTGTCCGCGGTCATCAAACAAAATGGATATTGCGCGAGGCGATGAAACGGATATTACCGCCCAAGATCCTGGAACGCCCCAAAGTGGGATTCCGCGTGCCGGTTAATGAATGGTTCCAAGGGCCGATGCGTGATTATTTATACGAACATTTAACCGGAACTGCATCGATCACGCGAAATTATTATCAAATGAAAAAACTTGAAAAGGTTTTAGCGGATCATGCGGCGGGTCGCCAAAACCACGAAAAGCTGCTGTGGAGTCTGCTTAATCTCGAAATCTGGCATCGTCAGTATTTGAGATAATCATTAAATGACAAACCGGTTATCTAAATGAAAGATACGAAATCGAATTATTATATACCGTCACTGGACGGGATGCGGGCCGTTGCAGCAATGCTGGTCTTTGTATCGCATGCGGGTTGGCCGCATCTCATACCGGGTGGATTCGGAGTAACGATTTTTTTCTTTTTAAGTGGCTATTTAATAACCACGCTTCTACGTAGAGAGTATGAAAGTACTGGATCTATTAACTTCAAGAATTTCTTTTTGCGGCGCGCGTATCGTATTTTTCCTCCTTTATATATTGTTTTATTCTTAATTGCACTATTGGCATTTGTAGGCGTAGTTGAGCATCAAATGCAACCCTGGGCGGTGATTTCACAGATTTTTTATTGGACGAATTACTATATTATTTTTTATGGAAAAGACCATTTGGTGCCGGCTACGGCAATTTATTGGTCTCTTGCCATTGAAGAGCATTTCTATTTGATTTTTCCATTTCTTTTTACGTTTGCCATTCGTAAGTACTCATATGCAAAAGCGGCTATGATATTTGTTGTAATTTGTATTTTTGTGCTAATTTGGCGTTGCTGGCTGGTTTGGGAAGTGGGTGTGCCTCCAATTCATACCTATTATGCGACGGACACTCGTTTTGACTCGCTATTGTTTGGATGCATTATGGGGGTATGGAGAAACCCGATGATGGATGACACTCAGAAGTTTAGTGATTGGACCAGCTATTTAGTACTTTGTGTAGCAATTGCGGTATTGTTGTTTTGTTTGATATGGCGAGATGTTTTTTTTCGAGAGACTTTTCGCTATACCCTTCAGGGTGTAGCTTTATTTCCAATTTTCTGGCTGGCAATCCGCCATCCTGACTGGTTGATATTCAAATGGCTCAACTGGCGACCTGTGCGTTTTTTTGGAGTCATTTCTTATACTTTTTATCTCATTCATGTTTTTTTGTTGGCGATAGTGGATCGTTTTGTCGATTCAGATCATCTGACACGATTGATATTTAGTTTTGTTTTGACGGTTTTATTTTCCGCTTTAATGTTTTATTTGGTTGAACGTCCAATCGCGGGTCTGAGGCGACGTTTGCATAATTAATCCATTATCAATTTATATTCTGTGAACCTTAAGTGTTTGCTAGCAAAATGTACCAGAGAATTCATTTAAACCTTTTACCAAAGAGTCAATGATCTGTTACTGTCATAGCAGTCTCATTTAAAAACATTGGCTACTATTAATCAATATGAGTAGTTTGAATTGGAAATTCAATCGATTGCGAACGATGGGATTGCCTGAAATAGGCCATCGGGTACGGCAGGCTGTTCAACTGAAACTTGAATCGTTTATGCTAGCGCGGTCTAAGCAGCAAACATCTCCCAGATTGTCACGTTTCGGCAAGCCGTGGATAACTCCGTTGCCGTGCCGATTCGGTGCCGGATTATATTGCGATGCTGCAGACCGTATTTTGGCGGGTTATTATGACGTCTTTGCGCTGAAAGGCGTTCACCTCGGTTTTCCGCCAAGATGGAATCGTGATCCCAAAACGGGGATTGAGGCGCCACTGGTTTTTGGTAAAACGCTTGATTATCGTGATGAGCGTATCGTGGGTGATATCAAATATCTGTGGGAGCCCAACCGGCATCTGCATTTAACCACTCTAGCACAAGCTTATCATTTGAGTGGCGATAAGCGCTATGCAGAAGGTATTCAAGCTTTTCTGGATTCGTGGTTTGATCAATGTCCTTATCCATTAGGCGTAAATTGGACTAGTTCGCTTGAGTTAGCGATACGGCTGGTGAATTGGTCTTTTACCTGGCATCTACTTGGCGGCGGTTCAAGTATTCTTTTTGCATCTGAAGAAGGCCAGCGATTTCAACGCCGATGGCTGGATAGTATTTATCAACATTGTTATTTTATAGCCGGATTTCTCTCGCGGCATTCATCTGCGAACAATCATTTGTACGGTGAGTTGATGGGTTTGTTTGTGGCGGCTATCACTTGGCCTTGTTGGCAAGAAAGCGATCAATGGAAGGCTCAGGCGTATAGAGAACTGGAATCGGAGACGTTAAAACAAAATGCTTCTGACGGCGTGAATCGTGAACAAGCGATCTATTATCAGCATGAAGTAACCGACATGATGTTGATTTGCTGGCTGACTGCGTGTGCAAATGGTATCGAGTTCTCGCAGAATTTTTCTTCAAGATTGGAAAGAATGCTTGAATTTATTGCATCGGTCATGGATGTTTCCGGGGCGGTACCGATGATCGGAGACGCGGATGGTGCTCTAATGGTGCATTGGAGTAAAGAGCATGACTGGAATGTTTATCGCTCGCTGCTGGCAACCGGTGCGCTGATATACGATCGCGCAGACTTTAAAATGAAAGCAGGGAGCTTCGATGATAAAAGCCGGTGGTTGCTAGGGGATGAGGCAAAGTCGCAATTTGACTCGATTGCTACAAGCGGTGTACGGGTCAAACCTCGTCAGGAATTCAGAGAAGGCGGCTATTTCGTGATGGGAGATAATTTTGATTCAGATGATGAAGTGCGCATCGTGGCTGACGCCGGACCACTGGGTTATCTTTCTATTGCTGCACATGGTCATGCCGATGCATTATCGTTTACGCTGTCGGTAGCGGGCAATTCTTTGCTTATTGATCCAGGTACTTACGCTTTTCATACGCAGAAAAAATGGCGCGATTATTTCCGAGGCACTTCCGCGCATAACACAATTAGAATCGATGGAATGGATCAATCCGAATCCGGTGGTAATTTTATGTGGTTGCGTAAAGCGGCTGTTCTTTGCGAGACTTGGGAAAGCAATCCAACCAGAGACTGTCTAGTCGCCCGTCACGATGGTTATGCAAGGTTGGTGGATCCGGTGATTCATCGCCGTAAAATCGAGTTTCTAAAAAAAGAAAAAATGATTGTGGTCGAAGATGTTCTGGAATGTTCCGGCGCGCACGATATCGAGTTTAATTGGCACTTTTCGGAAGCCTGTCAAGTGGCCGTGGAGGACAATAAAGTTGTGGCAATGGTTGCTAATGTGTGTGTGGAAATGACCATGCCTCATGATAATTTCCGGCCGGAGTTGGTCTGTGGAAACGACGAATTGCCGCTGGGTTGGGTTTCACGAAGTTTCGATGAAAAAGTGCCTGCGCCGGCCGTTATTTGGCGAGAGAAAATTAGCGGTACAGCTCGAAGATCAACGATTCTTAAAATATCATCGGGTTATAATGCCTGAATTGTTTGAGGCAGGTTGAAAAAGAGATTCTGATCAACAAATTGAAGGAGTCACATGAAAATATTGATCCGGCCAGATGAAGTTTGAAGTTTCAAGCGGCATATTTGACCCTCGGATCTTGAAAGAAGCTTTTGACCCGTTCGGGTGATTGTTCAAGTTTAACCATGTGTTCGGTGGCAGCGAGTTTGAGTTTGGCCTTGGTGCGCACCGGCACTTTCGTCCCGATGGCATGCTTGAGGTCGGCATTGAGGCGTTCCTCCGGATTCAGTTCCGGGCTATAGCTGGGCAGGTAGAACAGCTCGATTTTGTCTTGTCGTTCAGCGACCCATGCCTTGACCTGTTTGCTGTGATGAACCCGCAGATTGTCGAGAATCAAGAATACCTTCTTCCCGGCATCCTTGATCAGCGCTTCGAGGAATTCGATCAGCCTGTCGGCGTTGAAGGCCTCGTCGATAATCATCCAGCGTGTTTTGCCCTGATTCGTCACTGCGGCAATCATCGATAGCTTCTGTCGCGTACCACCAGCCGCGTAGGTGACTGGCGTCTTGCCTGCCGGAGCATAGCAACGACCGCGCACATCGGTATTGACCAAGGCGGTTTCATCGCCCCAGTGAATCTCGCCGCCTTCCGCCTTGGCGCGCTTCTCAATTTCCGGGTATTGCTCGTTGAGCCAGGCTTGTACGGCTTCAGGCCGCTGCTCATAGGCCTTCTTGATCGGCTTCTGGGGAGTGAAACCCCAACGTGACAGATAGTTGCCTACGCCGCGCACCGACAGCTTGATGCTGTACTCCCGCTCTATCAGTTGCATGACCGCCGCCCGATTCCACAGCGCAAATTCCATCTTCAGTTGCTCCGGACGCTTGTCACAAATGATCTTGCGGATGGCTTGTTCCTGCTCCTCTGTCAGTGACCGCCCTTGACCAGTACGCTTGCCTCGCATCCCTGGCTTCAGGGCGGAAAATCCGCCTTCTTCATACCGATCTATCGCAAACCGAACTGTCGGATACGAAAGCCCACTGAGCTCAACAATTTGCATCACGCCGTAGCCCTTGCGATGCAACCGCACCACTTGCTTGCGCCGTTCATGCAGTTGCTCCAGCGTCGAATATCTTGCGTCGTCTTTTTCCATTTCAACAAGATGGGGGGCGATTCATAAATTTCAAGTATTATTGTGCCGAGTCAATAAGTATTTTTGGTTTGGGTTATGTGGGTACTGTTTCTGCCGGTTGTTTAGCCACAGATGGGCATTTTGTGATCGGTGTCGATCCGAACAAAACAAAAGTTGATCTGATCAATCAGGGTACTTCGCCGATTGTTGAAAAAGATATCGGAGAAATGATTGCTGCAGCAGTGAAAAACAATCAGTTACGAGCTACTCAGGATGTGCGTGACGCCGTGATGCATTCGGAAATATCCTTGGTGTGTGTCGGAACACCGTCGCAACTGAACGGTAATTTGGATCTGAGTCATGTGCGCAAGGTGTGCGAACAAATTGGCGCTGCTCTTAAAGATAAAAGTGATTTTCACGTCGTCGTGGCCCGCAGTACGATGCTTCCGGGTTCTATGCGCAATGTTGTAATTCCGGCATTGGAATCGTTTTCGGGTAAGAAGGCGGGAATAGATTTTGGTGTATGCAATAATCCGGAATTCCTCAGGGAAGGAACAGCGGTATTCGATTACTACAATCCTCCCAAGACAGTTATCGGTGAGACCGATACCAAAGCCGGCGAATTGCTGATGCAGTTGTACGCGAAAATGGCCGCGCCGTTGATCCGAACCGGTGTCGACACAGCAGAGATGGTGAAATATGCGGATAATACCTGGCATGCTGTTAAAGTGGCTTTTGCCAATGAGATCGGTAATCTCTGTAAAGCAGAGGGAATTGACGGCCATAAAGTGATGGAGATTTTTTGTCAGGATACAAAATTAAATTTGTCGCCTTATTATATGAAGCCCGGCTTTGCTTTCGGCGGTTCTTGTTTGCCCAAGGATGTACGAGCTCTGATGTATAAGGCAAAAAGTTTGGATATCGATTTGCCGCTAATTAATGCGATTCTCCCATCAAATCAGCGGCAGATTGAGAAAGGTATCACCATGATCGCTGAAAAAGGGAATAAAAAGGTTGGTATTCTGGGTTTCTCTTTTAAAGCAGGGACGGACGATTTGCGGGAATCACCGCTGGTTAATGTGATTGAATACCTAATCGGCAAAGGTTACGATTTGAAGCTTTACGATAAAAACGTTAATCTGGCCGCTTTGACAGGCGCCAATCAAGATTACATCCTGAACCATATTCCACATATTTCCAAATTAATGGCGGCTTCAATGGATGAAGTGCTGAATTTTGCAGAAACGATAGTGATAGGCAATGGAGCGGCGGAGTTCCGCAATGTGCCGAGTGAATTGAAATCGGGCCAAGTCGTGGTTGATCTGGTGCGTATCGTTCCTAATCAGAGCGGGGATCGTTATGACGGAATTTGTTGGTGAAACTCAAATAGTATGAATGCCAAACCGGAAGCGGGTGATGAGTATCTTGTATCTATTTCATGGGGCAGCGCTAAGTTAATTTTTGTTACCGATAGATTTATTCGAGAGTCGAGAAATTTTAATGGCAATGAATCAGAAAACATCTTTCATCATTGAAGGCGCTGGAAACCTGCTTGCTCGTTTCCGGACATCATCTCGTCAACGCAGGGCAAAAATGTTTTTGGATCACTTTGACTTGACTTCAGAAACTAAAATACTTGATTTGGGAGGATGGAATGGTGTTCATATTCATGCGGTACTGGAGAATTCTCCAGTGCAACCAGCCAACGTATATATTGCTGATATTGACGGGCAAGCAGTTCAGCAAGCTTCGGAGCGCTTTGGGTTCGTCCCGGTTGTAATTCCAGAAGCAGGTCCGCTGCCTTTTCCGGATAAATTTTTTGATATTGTTTTTTGTTCTTCTGTCATTGAGCATGTAACTGTTCCAAAAGATAGCGTATGGACATTGGTTTCCGGTCGTATCTTTCGCGAAGAAGCGCAACGCCATCAGGGTGAATTTGCAAGGGAGATTATTCGTCTGGGTAATGGCTATTTTGTGCAAGCGCCTTATCGTTGGTTTCCTATTGAAACACACTCCTGGTTACCCTTTGTCAGTTATTTGCCACGCCGGCTTCAAGTTCCTTTGTTCCGATTTACCAATCGCTATTGGGTCAAGCAAACGAGTCCGGATTTTTATTTACCAACCGTAAAAGATATGCAGCGCTATTTCCCTGAGGCGAATATTCTTGAAGAGCGTGTATTGGGTTTAACCAAGTCCCTAATTGCTTATCAGCGAAGCTAATAAATGTTGCCTACTCCGCGCAGAGTCCTCATTATAGTCGAAAATCTTCCATCGCCTTTTGACCGGCGCGTATGGCAAGAAGCGACAACCTTGCATAGCAGTGGTTATGCCGTTTCAATTATTTGCCCGACAGGTAAAGGGTATGAAAAAGAATATGAAATGATCGATAACATTCATATCTATCGCTATCATCTTCCGTTTGAAGCGGAGGGTGCGAAGGGTTATCTGATTGAATATTCACTTGCGCTATTTCACACCTTTCGTCTCTCCTGGAAAGTATATTTTAAACATGGTTTTGACGTAATTCATGCTTGTAATCCACCGGATTTATTATTCTTGGTTGGCGGATTCTTTAAAGTGCTAATGCGGAAAAAATTTATTTTCGATCACCACGATATCAATCCTGAACTCTATGAAGCCAAGTTTGGCCGGCGCGATTTATTCTATAGATTACTCGTATTGTTTGAACGCTGGACATTTAAGACTGCGGATGTTTCGATTGCGACGAATGAATCATACAAACGAATTGCCATTGAACGCGGCGGTATGGATCCGGATAAAGTTTTCGTGGTTCGTAGCGGGCCGAAGTTAGATCGATTGAGAATCATACCGCCCAAAGAAGAGCTTAAGTGCGGACGAAAATATTTAATCGGCTATGTCGGCGTTATGGGAGCGCAAGAAGGAATTGATTTATTACTGCAAGCAGCACGTTATCTGGTTAAAGATTTAGGACGGACAGATGTACACTTCGGCTTAGTCGGCGGCGGTACATCGCTGGTTGAAATGAAGCAAATGGCGATAGATCTTGGAATAACCGATTTTGTCACTTTTACAGGCCGGGTACCGGATCAAGAATTGTTGGAGATGCTCAATACTGCGGATATATGTGTCAATCCGGATGTGGCTAATGAAATGAACGATAAATCAACTATGAACAAAATCATGGAATATATGGCGCTCGGTAAGCCAATTGTTCAATTTGATCTCACGGAAGGAAAAGTATCCGCGCAAAGAGCATCTTTATATGCCAATAAAAATGATCCAGTCGATATGGCGAAAAAAATTCTGCAATTATTGGATGATGTGGAATTGCGTAAACAAATGGGTGAATTTGGCCGCAATCGGGTCAAGAATGAACTTGAGTGGCGGTATGAAGCGCCAAAATTGCTATCAGCATACGATACAGTATTCGCCGATAAAAATAATATCTGAGATATAAGCTTTATATTTGGTACTTAAAGAAAGACTGCGTGAAATAGAAGGAACACGACATGGTTCAAATGTATGATGATGGCACGTATCATGAAAATAACCCAACATGGCATGAAGAAGATTCGCCATGGAAAGCAAAGCAGATAATAAAAATTATTGAGAAGAACCGTCTCAACCCCCAAAAAATTTGTGAGGTCGGTTGCGGTGCGGGAGAGATCCTGAATCAGCTATCTCTTTATTTCGGAACGGATAAGGAATTTTTTGGCTACGAAGTATCGCCTCAAGCTTATCAGCTTTGTCTAACGAAAGCGAAACCGAATCTAACATTTCAACTTTCAAATCTTCTGAGTGAGGATACGGAATTTCTTGACATAGTTTTGGCGATTGATGTCTTTGAGCATATTGAAGATTATTTCACTTTCCTAAGAAAGTTAAAAAACAAAGCCCAATACAAGATTTTTCATATTCCACTCGACCTCTCAGTTCAATCAGTTTTACGATGTTCTCCAATTCTTAAGCTCAGACGGTCTGTTGGTCATATTCATTACTTTACCAAGGAAACAGCGCTCGAAACGCTAAACGATACCGGTTATAAAGTAATTGACTATTTTTATACAGGAAATACCA
This is a stretch of genomic DNA from Nitrosomonas sp. sh817. It encodes these proteins:
- a CDS encoding glycosyltransferase family 4 protein, which produces MITVMLLGPSLTAVSGVSTHLNQLLQSPLADEFNLIHFQVGGEGRNETSVTKLVRLFLSPIQFSAEVVNKKPQIIHLNTSLEQKSYWRDIAYLLIAKALRKKVVYQVHGGALPQVFFKNSRFLTKILKWVLLSTDVVVLLSQEELHAYQDFVRNHNLKVIPNAIEIGEDAHWKVDLSLQNKPLQLIYVGRLAEVKGIFQIIEALAFVRAQGRDIRLVIAGSGPDMKKLQAIVNDKNLNAYASFAGAVYGEEKDRLWREADLFVFPTYHREGLPYAVLESMAARTPPIVSPVGAIPDVMEDGVHGYFVPSRDPKALAEIIERLDDDRALIRKMGQACRERIEDYYTVIRLAEDFRNLYRNLMK
- the asnB gene encoding asparagine synthase (glutamine-hydrolyzing), producing MCGISGFIGSLTNRIDFSGVLRKMSGKISHRGPDDDGFLETTTRDSRYRIGLAHRRLSIIDLSTGHQPIGNEDGSVQIIFNGEIYNYHSLREELIACGHQFVTASDTETIVHAYEQWGERCVEYFRGMFAFAIWDARHERLFLARDRFGKKPLFLYEANDVLLFASEIKSLLTFPGVNVEVEPEAVWDYLMYRYVPAPNTLFRGIRKLMPGCYAVWEKGKLTERQYYQPPDREAFSEIPLPADPVGAFLDKLDEAVKIRMISDVPFGAFLSGGIDSSAVVGLMSRHSSQPVKTFSVGFLESKYSELAYAGTIAGQFKTDHHELVVSQEHLIEHLPALVRFRDAPVAEPSDIPIYLLAKEARQSVKMVLTGEGADEFLGGYPKHVYERYSAWYQKIPGFARHGIIEPLVQALPYRFRRAKTAIVNLGLEHFEERMPRWFGALSEAERKDLVAMPHPRALLNEVQFNSSSESSALRRILYFDQTSWLPDNLLERGDRMTMAASLEARMPFMDHELAAFVSNLPDNFRVRGHQTKWILREAMKRILPPKILERPKVGFRVPVNEWFQGPMRDYLYEHLTGTASITRNYYQMKKLEKVLADHAAGRQNHEKLLWSLLNLEIWHRQYLR
- a CDS encoding acyltransferase codes for the protein MKDTKSNYYIPSLDGMRAVAAMLVFVSHAGWPHLIPGGFGVTIFFFLSGYLITTLLRREYESTGSINFKNFFLRRAYRIFPPLYIVLFLIALLAFVGVVEHQMQPWAVISQIFYWTNYYIIFYGKDHLVPATAIYWSLAIEEHFYLIFPFLFTFAIRKYSYAKAAMIFVVICIFVLIWRCWLVWEVGVPPIHTYYATDTRFDSLLFGCIMGVWRNPMMDDTQKFSDWTSYLVLCVAIAVLLFCLIWRDVFFRETFRYTLQGVALFPIFWLAIRHPDWLIFKWLNWRPVRFFGVISYTFYLIHVFLLAIVDRFVDSDHLTRLIFSFVLTVLFSALMFYLVERPIAGLRRRLHN
- a CDS encoding alginate lyase family protein, whose product is MLARSKQQTSPRLSRFGKPWITPLPCRFGAGLYCDAADRILAGYYDVFALKGVHLGFPPRWNRDPKTGIEAPLVFGKTLDYRDERIVGDIKYLWEPNRHLHLTTLAQAYHLSGDKRYAEGIQAFLDSWFDQCPYPLGVNWTSSLELAIRLVNWSFTWHLLGGGSSILFASEEGQRFQRRWLDSIYQHCYFIAGFLSRHSSANNHLYGELMGLFVAAITWPCWQESDQWKAQAYRELESETLKQNASDGVNREQAIYYQHEVTDMMLICWLTACANGIEFSQNFSSRLERMLEFIASVMDVSGAVPMIGDADGALMVHWSKEHDWNVYRSLLATGALIYDRADFKMKAGSFDDKSRWLLGDEAKSQFDSIATSGVRVKPRQEFREGGYFVMGDNFDSDDEVRIVADAGPLGYLSIAAHGHADALSFTLSVAGNSLLIDPGTYAFHTQKKWRDYFRGTSAHNTIRIDGMDQSESGGNFMWLRKAAVLCETWESNPTRDCLVARHDGYARLVDPVIHRRKIEFLKKEKMIVVEDVLECSGAHDIEFNWHFSEACQVAVEDNKVVAMVANVCVEMTMPHDNFRPELVCGNDELPLGWVSRSFDEKVPAPAVIWREKISGTARRSTILKISSGYNA
- a CDS encoding IS630 family transposase, whose translation is MEKDDARYSTLEQLHERRKQVVRLHRKGYGVMQIVELSGLSYPTVRFAIDRYEEGGFSALKPGMRGKRTGQGRSLTEEQEQAIRKIICDKRPEQLKMEFALWNRAAVMQLIEREYSIKLSVRGVGNYLSRWGFTPQKPIKKAYEQRPEAVQAWLNEQYPEIEKRAKAEGGEIHWGDETALVNTDVRGRCYAPAGKTPVTYAAGGTRQKLSMIAAVTNQGKTRWMIIDEAFNADRLIEFLEALIKDAGKKVFLILDNLRVHHSKQVKAWVAERQDKIELFYLPSYSPELNPEERLNADLKHAIGTKVPVRTKAKLKLAATEHMVKLEQSPERVKSFFQDPRVKYAA
- a CDS encoding nucleotide sugar dehydrogenase, with amino-acid sequence MGTVSAGCLATDGHFVIGVDPNKTKVDLINQGTSPIVEKDIGEMIAAAVKNNQLRATQDVRDAVMHSEISLVCVGTPSQLNGNLDLSHVRKVCEQIGAALKDKSDFHVVVARSTMLPGSMRNVVIPALESFSGKKAGIDFGVCNNPEFLREGTAVFDYYNPPKTVIGETDTKAGELLMQLYAKMAAPLIRTGVDTAEMVKYADNTWHAVKVAFANEIGNLCKAEGIDGHKVMEIFCQDTKLNLSPYYMKPGFAFGGSCLPKDVRALMYKAKSLDIDLPLINAILPSNQRQIEKGITMIAEKGNKKVGILGFSFKAGTDDLRESPLVNVIEYLIGKGYDLKLYDKNVNLAALTGANQDYILNHIPHISKLMAASMDEVLNFAETIVIGNGAAEFRNVPSELKSGQVVVDLVRIVPNQSGDRYDGICW
- a CDS encoding methyltransferase domain-containing protein — protein: MAMNQKTSFIIEGAGNLLARFRTSSRQRRAKMFLDHFDLTSETKILDLGGWNGVHIHAVLENSPVQPANVYIADIDGQAVQQASERFGFVPVVIPEAGPLPFPDKFFDIVFCSSVIEHVTVPKDSVWTLVSGRIFREEAQRHQGEFAREIIRLGNGYFVQAPYRWFPIETHSWLPFVSYLPRRLQVPLFRFTNRYWVKQTSPDFYLPTVKDMQRYFPEANILEERVLGLTKSLIAYQRS
- a CDS encoding glycosyltransferase family 4 protein, which translates into the protein MLPTPRRVLIIVENLPSPFDRRVWQEATTLHSSGYAVSIICPTGKGYEKEYEMIDNIHIYRYHLPFEAEGAKGYLIEYSLALFHTFRLSWKVYFKHGFDVIHACNPPDLLFLVGGFFKVLMRKKFIFDHHDINPELYEAKFGRRDLFYRLLVLFERWTFKTADVSIATNESYKRIAIERGGMDPDKVFVVRSGPKLDRLRIIPPKEELKCGRKYLIGYVGVMGAQEGIDLLLQAARYLVKDLGRTDVHFGLVGGGTSLVEMKQMAIDLGITDFVTFTGRVPDQELLEMLNTADICVNPDVANEMNDKSTMNKIMEYMALGKPIVQFDLTEGKVSAQRASLYANKNDPVDMAKKILQLLDDVELRKQMGEFGRNRVKNELEWRYEAPKLLSAYDTVFADKNNI
- a CDS encoding bifunctional 2-polyprenyl-6-hydroxyphenol methylase/3-demethylubiquinol 3-O-methyltransferase UbiG, which codes for MVQMYDDGTYHENNPTWHEEDSPWKAKQIIKIIEKNRLNPQKICEVGCGAGEILNQLSLYFGTDKEFFGYEVSPQAYQLCLTKAKPNLTFQLSNLLSEDTEFLDIVLAIDVFEHIEDYFTFLRKLKNKAQYKIFHIPLDLSVQSVLRCSPILKLRRSVGHIHYFTKETALETLNDTGYKVIDYFYTGNTIDLPNRGWKASLMKIPRKLAFSINNDLAVRVLGGYSLLVLAE